Proteins from a single region of Apium graveolens cultivar Ventura chromosome 7, ASM990537v1, whole genome shotgun sequence:
- the LOC141674810 gene encoding uncharacterized protein LOC141674810, producing the protein MEAQMELKRGLKPWIQNRVAVLEILDYATLVQKAQIVESGADLYPKEKGGNKRKFQSDEGSVNYRLHRNKGRPQWPECKTCGKRHNGRCRLEERTCYTCGKKGHLSPNCKEKTVNCYACGKKGHYARECPQKNKGDSVPRLEAPLPRGSTNNNAKPVARTFNINLKDALADNDVIACTLLLNFVDACVLIDSGATKSLISENFVNKLGLEPIPLDEILAVEIVNQEVIPVGQARKFLTALQANRLLRQGCQSYLAHVVDTNKDVLHIENIPVVKEFKDVFPDDLPRLPPDREIEFMIDLTPGTTPISKSPYRMAPMEMKELATQLQELLDKGIIRPSVSPWGAPVLFVKKKDGSMRLCIFFLRYDCVFTIENLTR; encoded by the exons ATGGAAGCTCAAATGGAATTGAAG CGAGGGCTGAAGCCCTGGATCCAGAACAGAGTTGCTGTATTAGAGATTTTAGATTATGCCACACTAGTGCAGAAAGCACAAATTGTCGAAAGTGGGGCAGATTTATATCCAAAGGAGAAGGGTGGAAATAAGCGTAAGTTTCAGTCTGATGAAGGGAGTGTTAACTATAGACTTCACCGGAACAAAG GAAGACCTCAGTGGCCAGAGTGCAAAACATGCGGGAAAAGGCATAATGGACGTTGTCGCTTGGAAGAAAGGACATGTTATACCTGCGGAAAGAAGGGACATCTATCCCCTAATTGCAAAGAGAAGACAGTGAATTGTTACGCATGCGGGAAAAAGGGACATTATGCTCGAGAATGCCCCCAAAAGAACAAGGGAGATTCTGTACCCAGACTTGAAGCACCTCTACCGAGAGGAAGTACCAACAACAATGCCAAGCCCGTTGCGCGCACCTTCAACATAAACCTCAAGGATGCTCTGGCAGATAATGATGTGATTGCATGTACGTTATTATTGAATTTCGTTGATGCATGTGTGTTAATTGATTCCGGTGCAACTAAATCCTTAATATCTGAAAATTTTGTTAACAAATTGGGATTAGAACCGATACCTTTAGACGAAATCTTGGCAGTCGAGATTGTGAATCAAGAAGTTATTCCCGTTGGTCAG GCCCGCAAATTTTTGACAGCACTACAAGCAAATAGATTGTTACGCCAAGGCTGTCAGTCCTATTTAGCACATGTTGTGGACACAAACAAGGATGTTCTCCATATAGAGAATATTCCGGTGGTAAAAGAATTTAAAGATGTCTTTCCTGATGACTTACCCAGACTACCCCCTGATAGGGAAATCGAGTTCATGATAGATCTTACTCCGGGAACTACACCTATTTCAAAATCTCCGTATAGAATGGCACCtatggaaatgaaagaattggctactCAACTTCAAGAACTTTTGGACAAAGGCATAATTAGGcccagtgtatctccgtggggagCTCCAGTTctatttgttaaaaagaaag